DNA sequence from the Cupriavidus oxalaticus genome:
GCACGGCGCGTCGAAGCTGACCGGGGTGCGGCCGGCCAGGATGGTGCGCGATTCGTCATAGCTTTCGGCTCCGCGCGTGAAGCCGAACAGGTGGATCTTGTCGTAGCGCGCCACGCGCTCGCCGCGCGGGTCGAAGGCGAGCGAGGTGTTGTACACGCGCGCCGGGTCGTCGCACCACATCGGCAGCGTGCCGCCCACCAGCCAGATGCCGTGGCGGCGCGCGGCGCCGGCCAGGAACTGCTGCACCGGGCCATCGCCGTCGTGCTCGCGCACGGCCACCTTGTCCGCTTCGGAGCGGCCCATCATGCAGAAGTACTCGGGCAGCAGCACCAGCTGCGCGCCGCCGGCGGCGGCCTCGGCGATCAGCGCCTCGGCGCGCGCCAGGTTGGCATCGAGCGAAGTGCCGGTAACGGTCTGCACGGCGGCCACGCGGAACGGGGCGGGGGCGGTCATGGGCGTTGGTTTCCTCTTTGGACTCTCTTGATCTCTCTCGGACGGCAGCGGCTTCAGTGCGGGAGCGCGGGCTCGGCGCGGTTCTGGAAGCGGGGGGCTTGCGTATTATTCTCCTCCACTTTGCCGATCTGCGGGTTGGCCCAGCTGCCGGTGATGCGGTAGTGCTGGGTGAACACCTTGGAGAACTCGTCGGCAAACAGCAGTTGCGCCGCGAGCGTGCCGATGCCCAGCACCGGGTTGACAAAGGCGGCCGCCACTGAGGTCGAGGTGGCATTGATGCGCGGCACCACCTCCACGCGCAGGTCCTGGGTCTCGCGCAGCAGGTTGGCGGTGCCGCTCATGCTGGCCATGATCTGCGGGCTCCTGAGTTCGAAATCCTGGAT
Encoded proteins:
- a CDS encoding carbon-nitrogen hydrolase family protein — encoded protein: MTAPAPFRVAAVQTVTGTSLDANLARAEALIAEAAAGGAQLVLLPEYFCMMGRSEADKVAVREHDGDGPVQQFLAGAARRHGIWLVGGTLPMWCDDPARVYNTSLAFDPRGERVARYDKIHLFGFTRGAESYDESRTILAGRTPVSFDAPCGRVAMSVCYDLRFPELYRGLASGAGTSLILMPAAFTYTTGQAHWEILLRARAIENQCYVLAAAQGGKHENGRRTWGHSMLVDPWGEVLAMLPEGEGVVAGTIDPARLEEVRQNLPALRHRVL